One Actinospica robiniae DSM 44927 genomic region harbors:
- a CDS encoding ABC transporter ATP-binding protein, producing MSTHTDMPVRGDAPTGLLEARRVVRSFGRTPALRGADLSVAAGEVVAVTGPSGSGQSTLLHCLAGIYQPDQGEVWFGGRRLDTLPDAERTRLRRTEFGFVFQFGQLVPELTAADNIALPLLFNKVPRKAAYRRAAAWLDRLELGGLADRRTGEVSGGQAQRVAVARALAIEPRVLFADEPTGSLDSATGEVVMGVMLDLARAEGTAVVLVTHDPRVAGYADRQVEVRDGEVGEAMAEGVGR from the coding sequence GGGCGACGCGCCGACGGGTCTGCTTGAAGCGCGCCGCGTGGTGCGCTCCTTCGGCAGGACTCCAGCGCTGCGCGGCGCGGACCTGTCCGTCGCCGCAGGGGAGGTCGTGGCGGTGACCGGTCCGAGCGGCTCCGGCCAATCCACCCTGCTGCACTGCCTGGCCGGCATCTACCAGCCGGACCAGGGCGAGGTGTGGTTCGGCGGGCGCCGGCTCGACACGCTCCCCGACGCCGAACGCACCCGGCTGCGCCGGACGGAGTTCGGTTTTGTTTTTCAGTTCGGCCAACTCGTGCCCGAGCTGACCGCCGCGGACAACATCGCTCTGCCGCTGCTGTTCAACAAGGTGCCGCGCAAGGCGGCCTACCGGCGAGCCGCCGCCTGGCTCGACCGGCTGGAGCTCGGCGGCCTGGCCGACCGGCGCACCGGGGAGGTCTCCGGCGGCCAGGCCCAGCGGGTGGCCGTCGCCCGCGCCCTGGCGATCGAGCCGCGGGTGCTGTTCGCGGACGAACCGACCGGTTCGCTCGACTCGGCCACCGGCGAGGTGGTCATGGGCGTGATGCTGGATCTGGCCCGGGCCGAGGGGACTGCGGTGGTCCTGGTCACGCACGACCCGCGGGTGGCCGGTTACGCCGACCGCCAGGTCGAGGTGCGCGACGGCGAGGTCGGCGAGGCGATGGCCGAAGGAGTCGGACGATGA